The Lasioglossum baleicum unplaced genomic scaffold, iyLasBale1 scaffold0021, whole genome shotgun sequence genome contains a region encoding:
- the Dtd gene encoding D-aminoacyl-tRNA deacylase isoform X1, translated as MENTTKQKGSGETYVKNVEEVFTEEENTENAEPRKSKAAQNTDNESSNLQSQEIQTDIVETETVEELKNQLDTLTNSLATLSAEKSKMEANFQMDKKQLRSEKDECEKIIKDLKEKLKKAQTTNYSEIEHVKCKLIMERHERDKEQADHAKMLKELQKLLYEERRNKEHLEAQLKSQFANKTQCKILEAELEIMRNKLKQAEEAAKETPPILLSLQSEMTLMKKQHLNAIHEEQKRATAAEQRSRVLAMTHETRVTGLEARLAELSEIVGGYDRLRQQDQQAIQKLKDQLISLQDCERGDCLTINNEPEDIISKIKSLYTKLLDLDNKKSESAHVKSLLNSLGLYDKQQILDYKDKYEILLQEFEDYKQDVSKYNTCNMSHNIQSQTMTTHDKNNRTQLHILKSHNSNLEERVRILNNELMNKETELQLKLDQQQKSIQEERTRLEHMFLQKDNEFRNKISTLEQQLLRQRERSMALIEEKDKEILTLKTSFHALLPKKEKSFVESKAATPKYELQGETASDLMTGLLTNDSPPILHYSQELARKEVQVSASRKKILEFEAILRERQREMIYMKEKQKEEIRVLQAQIARLEACKSREGANLEYLKNVFINYLTTNDISSKRHMLNAISTVLRFTAEELSKVKPS; from the exons ATGGAAAACACTACAAAACAGAAAGGAAGTGGAGAAACATACGTAAAAAATGTGGAAG AGGTATTTACGGAAGaagaaaatactgaaaatgCGGAACCGCGGAAATCCAAAGCTGCGCAAAATACAGATAACGAGTCATCTAATTTGCAA TCACAAGAAATTCAAACGGATATTGTAGAAACGGAAACAGTAGAAGAATTAAAGAATCAATTAGACACTTTAACGAATTCTTTAGCTACACTTTCAGCAGAGAAATCGAAAATGGAAGCGAACTTTCAAATGGATAAAAAACAATTGAGAAGCGAGAAAGATGAA TGCGAGAAAATAATCAAAGATCTGAAAGAGAAACTAAAGAAAGCACAAACTACAAATTATTCAGAAATCGAACatgtcaaatgtaaattaattatggAACGCCATGAAAGGGACAAAGAACAAGCTGATCACGCTAAAATGTTAAA GGAACTTCAAAAATTATTGTACGAGGAACGCCGAAATAAAGAACACTTGGAAGCACAATTGAAAAGTCAGTTTGCAAATAAAACACAATGTAAAATATTAGAAGCGGAATTGGAAATAATGAGAAATAAGCTTAAACAAGCCGAAGAAGCAGCTAAAGAAACACCACCAATTTTATTGTCGCTTCAGTCCGAGATGACCCTGATGAAGAAACAACATTTAAATGCGATACACGAA GAGCAAAAACGGGCTACTGCTGCGGAACAGCGTTCCCGAGTACTGGCAATGACTCACGAAACTAGAGTAACAGGTTTAGAAGCAAGATTGGCTGAACTTTCCGAGATCGTTGGAGGATACGACAGACTCAGACAGCAAGATCAACAAGCTATTCAAAAGTTAAAAGACCAATTGATCAGTCTACAAGATTGCGAACGTGGCGATTGCCTTACCATAAACAATGAACCTGAAGACATTATATCTAAAATAAAAAGCTTATATACCAAATTACTAGATTTGGATAACAAAAAGAGTGAATCAGCACATGTTAAGT cattACTAAATAGTTTAGGCTTGTACGACAAACAACAGATTCTTGATTATAAAGACAAATATGAGATTCTGCTACAAGAATTTGAAGATTATAAACAGGATGTATCTAAATACAATACTTGTAATATGTCTCACAATATTCAAAGCCAAACTATGACAACACacgataaaaataatagaacacAGCTGCATATTTTGAAATCGCATAACAGTAATTTAGAAGAAAGAGTACGCATATTAAATAACGAGCTTATGAATAAAGAAACCGAATTACAACTGAAATTAGATCAACAGCAAAAG TCTATTCAAGAGGAACGAACAAGACTGGAACACATGTTTCTGCAAAAAGACAACGAATTTCGCAACAAAATATCTACGCTGGAACAACAGTTACTACGTCAACGAGAACGTTCGATGGCACTAATCGAGGAGAAAGATAAGGAGATTTTAACGTTGAAAACATCGTTTCACGCATTGCtcccaaaaaaagaaaaatctttTGTAGAAAGTAAAGCAGCTACGCCAAAATATGAACTTCAAGGAGAAACTGCATCTGATTTAATGACAGGATTATTAACAAACGACAGTCCTCCGATATTGCATTATAGTCAGGAGTTAGCAAGGAAAGAAGTTCAAGTATCAGCTTCTAGGAAAAAGATTCTAGAATTTGAAGCTATTCTGCGGGAGAGGCAAAGGGAAATGATTTACATGAAAGAGAAACAAAAGGAGGAGATCAGAGTTTTGCAAGCCCAGATTGCAAG ACTCGAAGCTTGCAAATCCAGAGAAGGTGCGAACCTTGAATATTTGAAgaatgtttttataaattatctGACCACCAATGATATTTCTAGCAAACGGCATATGTTAAATGCTATTTCTACAGTATTGCGCTTTACTGCCGAAGAATTAAGTAAAGTGAAACCCTCATAG
- the Dtd gene encoding D-aminoacyl-tRNA deacylase isoform X2, producing the protein MKAVIQRVTKASVSVNGEIVNSIGNGLCVLIGIKRDDTLEDIKYIVRKILNIKIFDDNNCKKWGANVMDKQYEILCISQFTLYHNLKGNRLDFHRAMPAKESEPFYNNFLAELGQNYKPELVKDGKFGAMMEVNIQNSGPVTIEIESPVKSNESNQLNDA; encoded by the exons ATGAAAGCGGTAATACAACGAGTGACAAAAGCTAGTGTATCAG TTAACGGAGAAATTGTTAATAGCATTGGAAATGGTCTCTGCGTCTTAATTGGCATAAAAAGAGATGATACATTGGAGGAcataaaatatat AGTAAGAAagatattgaatattaaaatctttgacgataataattgtaaaaaatggGGTGCCAATGTTATGGATAAACAATACGAAATATTGTGTATCAGTCAATTCACGTTATACCATAATCTAAAGGGAAACAGATTAGATTTCCACAGGGCTATGCCTGCGAAAGAGTCAGAACCAttttacaacaattttcttgCTGAACTTGGTCAAAATTATAAACCAGAATTAGTCAAAG ATGGTAAATTCGGAGCAATGATGGAAGTTAATATACAAAACAGTGGACCCGTCACTATAGAAATAGAATCCCCAGTAAAGTCTAACGAATCGAATCAGTTAAACGATGCCTAA